A genomic region of Papaver somniferum cultivar HN1 chromosome 7, ASM357369v1, whole genome shotgun sequence contains the following coding sequences:
- the LOC113295581 gene encoding uncharacterized protein LOC113295581, translating to MLHQKARNKWILEGASNSSFLHNSIRIRRGNNTIFELVDDAGNTITDGDQLCQHVVSYYENKFNGVEMPVEDQIFDYDHLSITLEEQQHMDKVLRRYGFSEDWCTWIHSILQSARISVLLNFHPEGFFKINRGLRQGDTLSSLIFVLIEDVLSRNISKLFKEKKMSPMVTRNEQYHHVSGETVCRKKSKIYYDGGYLSRRRTIVDFLGMSLASFPDRYLGVKIMAGADRVVLVKTVIAIYSIHNMAVYKWPLKFIQQCERVIRNFIWYGDSGKSRDFVVGFDKVCSPLSEGGLGLTRLSVMNKALVAKLWWNIKRSHKKWARFLEAKYTCRDGRVKDYGIKSTILPGVRWVDRMVAQNTKSLISDGRSTSLYFDIWSAEESLDHILWSCTFAQSARTWIAEIFGLRTHQDFIIAYKSAEGKSPIVKDLQLISVLVTRSELWNIRNKIVFEKKMISWSFFRKRIFTLIHDYSSRLKSFMFNFVEELQILNFFKVHHRQVNHIVPVEVFWVPPERGEIMLCCDGETRGNGASIAGAGVVVRDEECNVLGAMSIGLGIIKSFLAEIYGTIVGLEWDIKWGIRRVLIWSDSASVIYALENMALPWFVIQRWEDVRQLYDSIRFKHTYRETNFVADIMAKRGCQLGEGEGINYDGRPGFLNSIEYPHVSYFRIK from the exons atgcttCACCAAAAAGCAAGGAACAAATGGATTTTGGAGGGAGCTAGTAACTCTAGTTTTCTGCATAATAGCATTCGCATTCGTAGAGGTAATAACACTATTTTCGAGCTTGTGGATGATGCTGGTAATACTATCACAGATGGGGATCAATTGTGCCAACATGTTGTTTCTTATTATGAGAACAAGTTTAATGGTGTGGAAATGCCAGTTGAAGATCAGATTTTTGATTACGATCATTTGTCTATTACTTTGGAGGAACAACAACATATGGACA AGGTGCTCCGCAGGTATGGTTTCTCTGAGGATTGGTGTACATGGATCCATTCTATCTTACAATCTGCTCGTATTTCTGTTCTTTTAAATTTCCATCCGGAAGGGTtcttcaaaattaatagaggtttACGTCAAGGTGATACCCTTTCttccttgatttttgttttgattgaagatGTCCTTAGCAGGAACATTTCTAAGCTTTTTAAGGAGAAGAAAATGTCACCAATGGTTACGAGAAATG AGCAGTATCATCATGTTTCTGGGGAAACTGTTTGCAGGAAAAAAAGTAAAATTTATTATGATGGGGGGTATTTGAGTAGACGGAGAACTATTGTTGATTTTCTTGGTATGAGTCTTGCTTCTTTTCCTGATCGTTATTTGGGAGTGAAAATCATGGCAGGGGCG GATAGAGTGGTGCTTGTTAAAACTGTCATTGCTATttattccattcataatatgGCGGTTTATAAATGGCCTCTAAAGTTCATTCAACAATGCGAAAGGGTGATTCGGAATTTTATTTGGTATGGGGATTCCGGAAAATCCAGGGATTTTGTTGTTGGTTTTGATAAAGTTTGTTCTCCTCTTTCTGAAGGGGGACTTGGTCTTACCAGATTGAGTGTCATGAATAAGGCTTTGGTTGCTAAACTCTGGTGGAATATCAAAAGATCACATAAGAAATGGGCTCGGTTCTTAGAAGCTAAATACACTTGTAGGGACGGTAGAGTGAAGGATTATGGGATAAAATCTACTATTCTGCCTGGTGTTCGTTGGGTTGATAGAATGGTTGCTCAAAATACTAAATCTTTGATTAGTGATGGGAGATCCACGTCTCTTTATTTTGATATCTG GTCTGCGGAGGAGTCCTTAGACCATATCCTTTGGTCGTGTACTTTTGCTCAGAGTGCCAGGACGTGGATAGCTGAAATTTTTGGTTTACGGACTCACCAAGATTTCATAATTGCTTACAAGTCTGCCGAAGGAAAAAGTCCAATTGTTAAAGACTTGCAGTTGATTTCTGTGCTTGTTACTCGGTCTGAACTTTGGAATATTAgaaacaaaattgtttttgaaaagAAGATGATCAGCTGGAGTTTCTTTAGGAAGCGCATTTTCACTCTTATTCATGATTATTCTTCGAGATTAAAGAGTTTCATGTTCAATTTTGTTGAGGAGTTGCAGATTCTGAATTTTTTTAAGGTACATCATAGACAAGTCAATCATATAGTTCCGGTGGAAGTTTTCTGGGTGCCTCCGGAAAGGGGAGAGATTATgttatgttgtgatggagaaactCGTGGTAATGGAGCCAGTATAGCTGGAGCAGGTGTTGTAGTCCGTGATGAAGAGTGTAACGTTCTTGGAGCAATGAGCATTGGCCTGGGCATTATAAAGAGTTTTCTTGCGGAAATATATGGAACTATTGTTGGATTGGAATGGGATATCAAGTGGGGAATTAGACGTGTGCTGATTTGGTCGGATTCTGCTAGTGTTATTTATGCTTTGGAAAATATGGCTCTGCCTTGGTTTGTTATTCAACGTTGGGAAGATGTTCGACAATTATATGACTCAATCCGTTTTAAACATACATATCGTGAAACCAATTTTGTTGCGGATATTATGGCAAAAAGAGGATGTCAACTAGGTGAAGGGGAAGGGATAAACTATGATGGAAGACCTGGTTTTCTTAATTCCATAGAATATCCTCATGTTTCCTATTTTAGAATTAAatag
- the LOC113295580 gene encoding uncharacterized protein LOC113295580 codes for MISESVDDDGNILSNCDQIRDYTVSYFESKFNGEELPIDEHEIISTEGSQRMDVIPTYDEIKAVVYDLDADSSPGPDGFSRCFYRDCWDVIQQDLYNAIIYCWKQQRIPNGILATRLGSVLDKLISEEQVAFMKVRNIHENISVASEMVNDLKTKRKDVNVGLKLDITQAFDTVSWSFISEVFRRSARISILLNGSPEGFFKINRGPRQGDPLSPLIFVLIEDVLSRNFTKLFLEKKMTPMLSKKVSTFPDRYLGVQIMPGAVKYRHISNVIDKIKKQLSVWKGKMLSFQDRVVLINSVIASYAIHNMAFYKWPRKFIMQCERVIRNFLWSGDSEVARKFVVGFDKVCSPVKEGGLSITSMAVTNGALPMKFWCSICYSNKKWARFLWAKYTTQTGRIKQYGVNSSIFPGVRLVHNILDRNTKVLLGDGRATFLYYDVWNGNECIADILGDNELDSIVMVSTFLSNNEWQLQGNHIKNLLRAGMDLNNLPTPQGGDDHRVWMPEMRGNFTVSSAKQLIRKKYNVLDVYGLLWSKVIHPNLAAQNWKLVREACATQDKIRIRCKVNLANKCYLCKSDEESLEHILWSCSFATGNGSQNKQFPDELYGITVGLEWALKWVVRKILVLSDSMGAVMAFTNSNMPWFARKRWRKIQESYDSIRFVHTYREANFATDAMAKRGYLLRNGEGLNYDERPYFLNSLEYPNVAYFRFK; via the exons ATGATTTCGGAATCGGTAGATGATGATGGGAATATTCTCTCTAATTGTGACCAGATTAGAGATTACACTGTGTCTTATTTTGAGTCTAAATTTAATGGGGAAGAGCTTCCAATTGATGAGCATGAAATTATCTCTACGGAGGGAAGTCAAAGAATGGATGTGATTCCTACTTATGATGAAATAAAGGCTGTTGTTTATGACCTTGATGCTGATAGTTCTCCAGGACCTGATGGTTTCTCTAGATGTTTTTATAGAGATTGTTGGGACGTGATTCAACAAGACTTATACAATGCTATTATTTATTGTTGGAAACAACAAAGGATTCCTAATGGG atcctAGCTACAAGACTTGGAAGTGTCCTTGATAAGCTTATTTCAGAGGAGCAAGTTGCTTTTATGAAGgttagaaatattcatgagaacatcagtgtggcgtcggagatggtGAATGATCTGAAAACTAAGCGGAAAGATGTCAATGTGGGTCTAAAGCTAGAcattactcaagcttttgacacggttagttggtcTTTTATCTCAGAGGTGTTTCGAAG GTCAGCCCGTATTTCTATCCTCCTCAATGGTAGTCCAGAAGGttttttcaagattaatagaggcccgcgtcaaggtgatcctttgTCTCCTCTTATCTTCGTGctgattgaagatgttcttagtagaaactTCACCAAGCTCTTTCTTGAGAAGAAAATGACGCCAATGCTTTCGAAAAaag TCTCTACTTTCCCGGACAGATATTTAGGTGTTCAAATTATGCCTGGAGCTGTTAAATATCGTCATATAAGTAATGTtattgataaaatcaagaagCAACTTTCAGTTTGGAAAGGAAAAATGCTTTCTTTTCAAGACCGTGTGGTTCTTATTAACTCTGTGATTGCTAGCTATGCCATTCACAATATGGCTTTTTACAAATGGCCAAGGAAGTTCATTATGCAATGTGAGCGGGTTATACgcaattttctttggtctgggGATTCAGAAGTTGCGAGGAAGTTTGTGGTTGGTTTTGACAAAGTTTGCAGCCCTGTGAAGGAAGGTGGTTTGAGTATTACAAGTATGGCAGTTACAAATGGGGCTCTTCCAATGAAATTTTGGTGTAGTATTTGTTATTCTAATAAGAAGTGGGCGCGTTTCTTATGGGCGAAATATACTACACAGACTGGTAGAATCAAGCAATATGGTGTGAACTCTTCTATCTTTCCTGGTGTTAGATTGGTTCATAATATTTTGGATAGAAATACGAAAGTGCTTCTTGGTGATGGGCGAGCCACTTTTCTTTATTATGATGTTTGGAATGGTAATGAATGTATTGCTGATATTCTTGGTGATAATGAGCTGGATAGTATTGTCATGGTAAGTACTTTTCTTTCTAATAATGAATGGCAGCTGCAAGGCAATCATATTAAGAATTTGCTTCGTGCGggaatggatttgaataacttacCAACGCCACAAGGAGGAGATGATCATAGAGTCTGGATGCCGGAGATGAGAGGTAACTTTACTGTCAGTTCAGCAAAACAGCTAATAAGGAAGAAGTATAATGTCTTGGACGTGTATGGGCTGTTGTGGAGCAAGGTTATACATCCAAACTTAGCTGCACAAAATTGGAAGTTGGTGCGAGAAGCTTGTGCTACGCAAGACAAAATCAGGATCAGATGCAAGGTCAATCTTGCTAATAAGTGTTACCTTTGCAAGTCCGATGAAGAGTCCTTGGAGCATATTTTATGGAGTTGTTCCTTTGCAACTGGCAATGGATCTCAG AACAAACAATTTCCTGATGAACTTTATGGTATCACTGTGGGACTAGAATGGGCGCTCAAATGGGTTGTTAGGAAGATTCTGGTGCTTTCAGATTCTATGGGGGCTGTAATGGCCTTTACTAATTCTAATATGCCATGGTTTGCAAGGAAGCGGTGGAGGAAAATCCAAGAAAGCtatgattctattcgttttgttcatacttatcGGGAAGCTAATTTTGCAACTGATGCAATGGCCAAAAGAGGTTACTTGCTAAGGAATGGTGAAGGCCTGAATTATGATGAGAGACCTTATTTTCTAAATTCATTAGAATACCCTAATGTCGCTTACTTCAGATTTAAGTAG